A region from the Fusibacter sp. A1 genome encodes:
- a CDS encoding ATP-binding cassette domain-containing protein: protein MQIKVSDLSKSFKVPVRGSGSKAAIQQFFKRSYQEVQAIRDLSFEIKKGELVGYLGPNGAGKSTTIKMLTGILVPDRGSISVGGLVPYQSRKEHASKIGVVFGQKSQLWWDLPLADSFDLLKAIYRMPDDIYKKQFDWLIEGLGIHEFINRPVRQLSLGQRMRAELVASLLHLPEIIFLDEPTIGLDATSKQTVRGFVQELNREYGTTVILTTHDMDDIEALCNRVMVIDHGSLAFDGSLLDLRKRVHNKKRIIVDYDGKPITQSMPKLDLMSQKGGKLIMEFNPEELLPQHAIQWLAEQVNIKDLLVENPPIEEIIARLYGEWS, encoded by the coding sequence ATGCAAATCAAAGTATCAGATCTTTCCAAAAGTTTTAAAGTACCCGTCAGAGGGTCCGGTTCAAAAGCCGCAATCCAGCAGTTCTTCAAACGAAGCTATCAAGAAGTTCAAGCAATCAGAGATTTATCATTCGAAATTAAAAAAGGTGAGTTAGTCGGGTATCTGGGGCCAAACGGCGCCGGCAAATCGACGACGATAAAAATGCTTACAGGTATCCTTGTGCCGGATAGGGGCAGCATCTCAGTAGGCGGACTTGTACCCTACCAGTCCAGAAAGGAACACGCCTCCAAAATTGGTGTGGTCTTCGGACAAAAGTCGCAGCTTTGGTGGGATCTGCCACTTGCGGATTCCTTTGATCTCTTAAAGGCGATCTACAGGATGCCCGATGATATTTATAAAAAACAGTTTGACTGGCTGATTGAAGGTCTCGGTATTCATGAGTTCATAAATAGACCTGTCAGACAGCTGAGCCTGGGGCAAAGAATGAGGGCGGAACTGGTCGCATCCTTATTGCATCTACCCGAAATCATCTTTCTAGATGAACCTACAATCGGTCTTGACGCCACGTCAAAACAGACGGTCAGAGGCTTCGTTCAGGAGCTCAACAGGGAGTATGGAACCACTGTCATCCTTACAACCCATGACATGGACGACATCGAAGCCCTATGCAACCGGGTGATGGTCATCGACCATGGAAGCCTCGCCTTTGACGGATCCCTACTCGACCTTAGAAAACGCGTTCACAATAAAAAAAGGATTATCGTCGACTATGACGGTAAACCGATCACTCAGTCCATGCCTAAACTGGATTTGATGAGTCAAAAGGGCGGTAAGCTGATCATGGAGTTCAATCCCGAAGAGCTTTTGCCGCAACATGCGATCCAGTGGCTTGCGGAACAAGTGAACATCAAAGACCTTCTGGTAGAGAATCCGCCTATCGAGGAGATTATCGCAAGGCTTTACGGTGAATGGTCATGA